In Octopus bimaculoides isolate UCB-OBI-ISO-001 chromosome 21, ASM119413v2, whole genome shotgun sequence, a single window of DNA contains:
- the LOC106868786 gene encoding outer dense fiber protein 2 produces the protein MMIEKSRKYTSPTQMTAMRRSTPVPLHERTRSMKFSEISRQFDSGNFRNRRLKSKKPVFTQLRAPFIPPPAKTSKGSKYITQIVKDTNSDGSDEDGKIQNQIQNYEKKIDDLMFEVGSLKNQVDLQKALHDIEKNGSMLETRRKMMEEHTEQLKSICGELDASSNENRVLRQNLNQLKEVAEEKKAQCEKLCSEKDKLTRKLIEVELDGQAAGKLVSEMNLAIGKLVEEIKPTPTQSDTAYKFSRQKDALLNKLSTFESTNQTLQKMLQDRHSQEIGLQRVAEQNKLLFQKLQAVEKEKEKLILDQFTQDRAISHLEATVSEQKEELNSLKRLQKSVEQTRGHLQRQLRTKEADCNRMSVQIQTLEKQLAEAVMDNKRLQHQMSTVKDQSDKDKGYLKKATRLLKQKASHTEDTVEQLNTELLNKDKELTDANTQLDVYRTRLEQTGQEKSSALAECSKLKQQMEDLKNKIHLYEDNSTETSRMSARLEEKMLECQNKCQENEKLMSIQEELTSKLTEAETNISHLQTKLTQAEETIEEYKSRMDISRNEANNTLSLLEEQQKQNSRIQKEGEDELDKVKKRLHQRLLELEPLPEMLKTTELKVQDFEQQLHLSERKNMENIKLIAELTSKLEHVNEMLEETKQMSHEYVEENRSLRNKADTLERKFLEVTEQNRELMTTISKREETIRQNNVRLEEKTQETMSLTHQLENALQDLKQQSSSFHDRVMSKERLSQQKILDLECQVNQVKTEVNRVKREKDENDRRCNSRLHDLKDRLEQSQSTNRSLQNYVQFLKTSYRNVYGDMTESFLRPTLP, from the exons ATGATGATAGAAAAGAGCCGCAAATATACTTCACCGACTCAAATGACAGCCATGAGGCGN TCCACACCCGTTCCTCTTCATGAAAGAACAAGAAGTATGAAGTTCTCTGAG atCAGCCGCCAATTTGATTCTGGAAATTTCCGGAACAGAAGATTAAAATCCAAGAAACCTGTTTTTACTCAGCTGCGAGCCCCATTTATTCCACCCCCAGCAAAAACATCAAAGGGCAGTAAATATATAACACAG ATTGTAAAAGACACCAATTCAGATGGATCAGACGAAGATGGTAAAATTCAAAACCAAATTCAAAATTATGAGAAGAAAATCGATGATTTGATGTTTGAAGTAGGAAGTCTGAAGAATCAG gTGGATCTACAGAAAGCCTTGCATGATATTGAGAAAAATGGTAGCATGCTGGAGACTCGCAGGAAGATGATGGAGGAGCACACTGAGCAGCTGAAAAGCATTTGTGGTGAGCTGGATGCGTCTTCAAATGAGAACCGAGTCCTTCGACAGAACTTGAACCAACTGAAAGAGGTTGCCGAAGAGAAGaa AGCTCAGTGTGAAAAATTATGCTCAGAGAAAGACAAATTGACACGGAAACTGATTGAAGTTGAGCTGGATGGCCAGGCTGCAGGAAAATTAGTCTCGGAGATGAATTTAGCCATTGGAAAACTGGTCGAg GAAATCAAGCCAACACCAACCCAGTCCGACACAGCCTACAAGTTCTCTCGTCAGAAAGATGCCCTGCTCAACAAACTTTCGACTTTTGAATCTACTAACCAGACCCTTCAGAAGATGCTTCAGGATCGACATTCTCAAGAAATCGGGTTACAACGTGTTGCCGAACAGAACAAGTTGCTGTTCCAGAAACTACAGGCTgttgaaaaggaaaaagag AAGTTGATTCTTGACCAGTTCACTCAAGACAGAGCTATATCTCATTTAGAAGCCACTGTGTCGGAACAAAAG GAAGAATTAAATTCACTAAAACGTCTTCAGAAATCAGTAGAACAAACACGGGGCCATCTTCAAAGACAACTTCGAACTAAAGAAGCAGACTGCAACAGAATGTCTGTACAGATACAG aCCCTGGAGAAGCAATTAGCTGAGGCTGTGATGGACAACAAACGGCTGCAACATCAAATGTCCACAGTTAAAGACCAGTCAGACAAGGACAAAGGTTACCTGAAGAAAGCAACACG GCTACTGAAGCAGAAAGCCAGCCACACAGAAGACACTGTGGAACAACTAAACACTGAATTGCTAAACAAAGATAAAGAACTCACTGATGCCAACACACAGCTTGATGTCTACAGGACAAGACTGGAACAAACTGGCCAAGAGAAGAGCTCAGCTCTTGCAGAATGTTCTAAGCTAAAGCA ACAAATGGAAGATCTGAAAAATAAGATCCACCTCTATGAGGACAATTCTACAGAAACATCTAGAATGTCAGCCAGACTGGAGGAGAAGATGTTGGAGTGTCAGAACAAATGTCAGGAGAATGAGAAATTAATG TCTATCCAAGAGGAACTGACGTCAAAGTTGACCGAAGCTGAAACCAATATCAGCCATTTGCAGACCAAACTGACACAGGCTGAAGAAACCATTGAAGAATACAAAAGCAGG ATGGACATATCCAGAAATGAAGCTAATAACACACTGAGTCTGTtggaagaacaacagaaacaaaacagtCGCATCCAGAAAGAAGGAGAAGACGAACTGGATAAG GTGAAGAAACGGTTACACCAACGTCTGTTAGAATTGGAACCTCTGCCAGAGATGTTGAAGACCACAGAACTAAAAGTGCAAGACTTTGAGCAACAGTTACATTTGTCTGAGAGGAAGAACATGGAAAACATCAAACTCATTGCAGAACTTACTTCAAAG CTGGAACATGTCAATGAGATGCTAGAAGAGACCAAACAAATGAGCCATGAATATGTGGAGGAAAACCGAAGTTTAAGGAATAAAGCCGACACATTGGAACG GAAGTTTCTAGAAGTTACAGAACAGAATCGTGAACTAATGACTACCATATCCAAGAGAGAGGAAACCATCCGCCAGAACAAC GTCCGACTGGAAGAGAAAACTCAGGAAACGATGAGCCTGACTCATCAGCTAGAAAACGCCCTGCAGGATCTGAAGCAGCAATCGAGCAGCTTCCATGACCGGGTCATGTCAAAG GAAAGATTATCTCAACAGAAAATCTTGGATCTTGAATGTCAAGTGAATCAAGTGAAAACTGAGGTGAACAGAGTGAAGAGGGAGAAGGATGAG aaCGATCGCAGATGTAATTCTCGGCTGCACGACCTGAAGGACCGTCTGGAACAGTCACAAAGCACAAATCGAAGTTTGCAGAATTACGTCCAGTTCCTGAAGACCTCTTACCGCAATGTCTATGGCGACATGACTGAATCCTTCCTGCGGCCAACACTGCCATAA